Below is a genomic region from Granulicella sibirica.
TGCCGTCCAGCAGCAGGTCCCGCAGCCGAAGCACACCAGCTTCCTCGGCAACCTGCTCGGCATGAAGGACGACGACGCTCTGCCCCCACCGCCGCAGACCCAGTACGCGCCGGTCCAGCAAGGTCCGCGCCCCGGCTCCTTCGCTTCCAACCAGCAGCAATACAGCGCCCCACCGCCTCCGCCCTACGCCCAGCCTCAGTACGCTCCCCAATATGGAGCTCCGCAGTATGCCCCGCCGCAATACGGAGCGCCGCAGTACGGAGCCCCACAGTACGCACCACCGTCACAGGGCGGAAGCTTCCTCCGCTCGGCCGCAACCACGGCTGCGGGCGTCGCTGCCGGAGCCATCGCCTTCGAAGGCATCGAGAGCCTCGTTCACGGCTTCGAGCACAACGGTGGGCAAAGCATGGGCAGCTTCGGAGGAAATCCGTCTCCCCGAGAAGAGATCATCAATAATTACTATGGCGACTCATCCCCGTCTGAGCATCACTCCGACCATCTGTCGCCGGACATCGAAGACCGCCGCAACGACACCCGCCAGTTTGCAGACTCCGGCGCCTCGAATAACACCCCGGTCCAGGACGACGACAACAACGACTTCTCTGACAACACACCCGCGCAGGACGACGATAACAACGACTTTGCCGACACGTCATCGAATGACGACTACTCCGGCAACGATGATGACAACAACGACTTCAACAGCTAAAGAAAATAACCAGAATCACCATGCCTCATGCTTCGCAAGTCGATGCGTGAGGCATTCCTTTTGCCCGTCACGCGGCTAAATACCAGTCCCGGCCCTCAATCCCGCCCACAGGAATTCAGTAAGAAAGCGCGTGTCTTCCTCCGCCCCGCGCCCCTCGGAGAAGACCCTCCGCTCATTGACCCCGCGAATCGCATCCATGACCGCCCACGCCGCCGCGGCATAGTCCTGCTCCGGAATCTCCCCGGCCCGCGCCCCTTCCTCAAAGATCGAAGCTAGATAAACCACCACCACCCTCTGCCACCCGATGCTCCGCGCCCGATGCTCCCCATCCCGACTCGAGTTCAGGATGACTCGGTAAAGCGTCTGCTGCTCATCCCAAAACGCGATCCGCACTCGCACAAACGCCGCCAGCTTTCCCGCCACTGTCGATTCCCGCTCCACGTGTTCTGCCGTCAGCGCCGCCACCTCAGCCAGCGCACGCTCCACCGTCGTGACGTACACCTCGTCCTTTGACTCAAAGTAGAGGTAGAGAGTTCCCTTCGCGACCCCTGCCGCCGCCGCAATCTCTTCCATTTTCGTTGCTTCGAAGCCCTTTTCCCCAAAGACCCGCGTCGCCGCGGCCAGGATCTCGCCACGCCGAAACTCCACTACCATCTTCTGCTTCCTGTCCGGATCGATTGCGGTCGTCATCGACACAAGGATAAACTGCATCCAGATGACTCACCAGTCATCAAAGAGAACAGCAGGTCACAATACCCGCCCTGACACTATGACCACCGTACTCGAAGAACCCGCTCTCGTCCCCGCCGAGGATTCCCTGCGCGACATCGCGCCCCCGTTCGACAACGAGCGCACCCCCGAGCCGCGCGTCTTCAACCCCTGGATCGTCGCCCTCGTCGTCACCATCGGCACCTTCATGGAGGTCCTGGACACCTCCATCGCCAACGTCGCGCTCCCTCACATCTCCGGAAGCCTCTCCGCCTCGCAGGACGAGGGCGCCTGGGTCCTCACCAGCTATCTCGTCGCCAACGCCATCGTCCTCCCCATCAGCGGCTGGCTCTCCTCCCTCATGGGCCGCAAGAACTTCTACCTTATCTCCGTCTTCTTCTTCACCGTCTTCTCCGCCCTCTGCGGTCTCGCTCCCACCCTGGGCATGTTGATCCTCTTTCGTGTCGCCCAGGGTCTCGCCGGCGGTGGTCTCCAACCCTCCGTCCAGGCCATCCTCGCCGATACTTTCTCCCCCCAGAAACGCGGCATGGCCATGGCGCTCTACACCGTGGCCATCCTCGTAGCCCCCGTCCTCGGCCCCACCCTCGGCGGCTGGATCACCGACAACTACTCCTGGCGCTGGATCTTCTACATCAACATCCCCGTCGGCATGATCTGCGTCTTCCTCACGCGCATGGTCCTCGAAGATCCGCCCCACATGAAGGAAGCCAAGGCCAAGGCCCGCACCCAGAAGGTCGACTGGCCCGGTCTCGGCTTCATCGCCATCGGCCTTGCCACCCTCGAGATCATTCTCGACAAGGGCCAGGAGCTCGACTGGTTCGGCTCGCCCTTCATCGTCACCTTCGCCATCATCTGCGTCATCTCGCTCACCGGCTGCATCCTCTGGGAGCTCCACGTCAAGGCTCCCGTCGTCAACCTGCGCCTGCTCAAGGAGCGCAACTTCCTCTTCTGCTGTCTCATCATCCTCGGCCTCTACGCGGTCCTCTACGCGACGACTTACCTCCTGCCCCTCTACATGCAGCAGATGATGGGCTACGACGCCACCACCTCCGGCCTCGCGCTCTCACCCTCCGGCCTCTTCACCATGCTCGAAGTCCCGATCGTCGGCTACGTCCTGACGAAGGGCTACGACCCACGCAAGATGGTCTTCTCCGGCATGATCCTCATCGCCTCCTCCTGCTGGTGGATGTCGTCGATGAACCTGGACGTCGCCGAGATGAACCTGATCGTCCCCCGCATCGTGCAGGTCCTCGGCCTCGGACTCATCACCGTCCCGGTCAGCACTATGGTCTTCCGCTTCATCCCCAAAACCGAAAGCTCGCAGGGCGCAGGCCTCTACGCCCTCGTCCGCAACGAAGGCGGAAGCCTCGGCATCGCGCTCGTCAGCACCATGCTCCAGCGCCGCGCGCAGCTCTTCCAGCAGACCATAGGCCGCAACTTGACCTCATCGAGCGGAGCCGTCCAGCAGTTCGTCGCCGCGCAGGTGGCAGCCCCCGGAGCCGCCGCCGACAACCGCTACCACGCCCTCGCCCTCCTCTACACCCAGATGCAGCGCCAGGCCCTTCTCCTCGCCTATATGGACCAGTTCCGCATGCTCTGCGGCATCATGCTCTGCATGCTCCCGCTGGTCTTCTTCCTCAAGCGCCCACCAGTGCAGAAGCACATCGAGCTCGAAGCGCACTAAGCTTCTCGCCGCTGCACTTCTAGAAGGGCTGCTTGCGGTTAGACTCTTTATGGCATGACCAAATCGACGTTTTACGATCTTTTTCTGCTCTTCCTTTTTGCATTGATGCTGCCCTTTGAAGCGAGAGCCGAAGCAGATCCGAATATCCCTGTCGCGTCCGGATACGTGACGTGGCTCGATGCCTCTGGTGCGTTCGCGGTTAACGGATACAAGGTCCAGCTCGGCCCGAGCACCGTCTTTAACCGAGTCTTCGGCCCGAATTTACAGATGGTGACGCGGACGAATCCTTACCCTCCATACCTCGGAGAGAGGATCGACGTATTCGGTAAGCTGGGTAAGAAGCATAGTGTCCTCGCCGAACGAATCGTCCTTCAGGCCGGAAACTCCGACGTGAGCGGTCGAGCGATCATCGATCGTCTCCCGCAGGGAAAGGAGGCAGATGGCGCCGGAGTCCGGATAGTGCGTGCGGATGGCTACCTGCTTCGGTTGACGAACAAGACCAAACTGACGTTCAGCCCTCCATTAGCTTCAATCGGCGACCTCGACACAAATCTCTGGATCGAATATCACGGCGCACGGGATAAGTCCGGGCAAGTCATTGTGGACCACGCGCTATTGAGCACGAACTTAATCAACGCATCGGAAGACAAACTTCGGGAGAAGAACGAATACGACCCGGCAGAGATCGACGACGGTGACAGGCAGGGTTTCTTGAGTAAACACGTGCTTGGGATGGACCCGCGGCGCATTCCGGCCTATGTGGACAAACCGATGCAGGAGAGGATTGATC
It encodes:
- a CDS encoding TetR/AcrR family transcriptional regulator, whose amino-acid sequence is MQFILVSMTTAIDPDRKQKMVVEFRRGEILAAATRVFGEKGFEATKMEEIAAAAGVAKGTLYLYFESKDEVYVTTVERALAEVAALTAEHVERESTVAGKLAAFVRVRIAFWDEQQTLYRVILNSSRDGEHRARSIGWQRVVVVYLASIFEEGARAGEIPEQDYAAAAWAVMDAIRGVNERRVFSEGRGAEEDTRFLTEFLWAGLRAGTGI
- a CDS encoding DUF2076 domain-containing protein, giving the protein MTAQEQQLLQGLTDRISKTPLDEKDPEAEQYLQQTLGRNPDALYILAQTVLVQQYALDNAQKQLADLKTQLEDTRTQLDEAQQQAQRAVQQQVPQPKHTSFLGNLLGMKDDDALPPPPQTQYAPVQQGPRPGSFASNQQQYSAPPPPPYAQPQYAPQYGAPQYAPPQYGAPQYGAPQYAPPSQGGSFLRSAATTAAGVAAGAIAFEGIESLVHGFEHNGGQSMGSFGGNPSPREEIINNYYGDSSPSEHHSDHLSPDIEDRRNDTRQFADSGASNNTPVQDDDNNDFSDNTPAQDDDNNDFADTSSNDDYSGNDDDNNDFNS
- a CDS encoding DHA2 family efflux MFS transporter permease subunit; this encodes MTTVLEEPALVPAEDSLRDIAPPFDNERTPEPRVFNPWIVALVVTIGTFMEVLDTSIANVALPHISGSLSASQDEGAWVLTSYLVANAIVLPISGWLSSLMGRKNFYLISVFFFTVFSALCGLAPTLGMLILFRVAQGLAGGGLQPSVQAILADTFSPQKRGMAMALYTVAILVAPVLGPTLGGWITDNYSWRWIFYINIPVGMICVFLTRMVLEDPPHMKEAKAKARTQKVDWPGLGFIAIGLATLEIILDKGQELDWFGSPFIVTFAIICVISLTGCILWELHVKAPVVNLRLLKERNFLFCCLIILGLYAVLYATTYLLPLYMQQMMGYDATTSGLALSPSGLFTMLEVPIVGYVLTKGYDPRKMVFSGMILIASSCWWMSSMNLDVAEMNLIVPRIVQVLGLGLITVPVSTMVFRFIPKTESSQGAGLYALVRNEGGSLGIALVSTMLQRRAQLFQQTIGRNLTSSSGAVQQFVAAQVAAPGAAADNRYHALALLYTQMQRQALLLAYMDQFRMLCGIMLCMLPLVFFLKRPPVQKHIELEAH